In Paralichthys olivaceus isolate ysfri-2021 chromosome 13, ASM2471397v2, whole genome shotgun sequence, the following are encoded in one genomic region:
- the them4 gene encoding acyl-coenzyme A thioesterase THEM4 isoform X2, with protein sequence MTRSLGGLLFRGVHSLTSLPARSTQLGHLSACSAVKTMVTLPSFLSSKPRDFSLPNPSWGSEMLRLYEHYSSQCEVETEGGEKDRGLWTRLPSYNRSLKYVTGGFYLSKIIQAKARLFTRNIREEGAGFEYVVFVNKKEKRVVCIFQAGHLLEGPPGCVHGGAIATMIDTVTGTHASVVSGPVMTANLNMNYRSSVPVSQFQSSSEGRMTPMQQHLPKPHQQCESETGCVSVSLICSVIVFAR encoded by the exons ATGACGAGGAGCCTCGGTGGGTTGTTGTTCAGAGGCGTCCACAGCCTCACCTCTCTCCCGGCCAGGAGCACTCAGCTCGGCCACCTGTCAGCCTGCAGCGCGGTCAAGACCATGGTG ACGCTGCCATCGTTTCTTTCCTCCAAGCCCCGGGACTTCAGCCTGCCCAACCCCTCGTGGGGCTCAGAAATGTTGCGGTTGTACGAGCATTACAGCAGCCAGTGtgaggtggagacagagggaggagagaaagacagagggctTTGGACGAGACTGCCAAGCTACAATCGCTCCCTCAAGTATGTCACAG gTGGATTTTATCTCAGTAAGATTATCCAGGCGAAAGCTCGTCTTTTTACCCGCAACATCCGAGAGGAGGGGGCAGGATTTGAATACGTTGTGTTTGTtaacaaaaaagagaagagggttGTGTGCATTTTCCAGGCTGGACACCTTCTGGAGGGGCCTCCAGG ctgtgTCCACGGGGGGGCGATAGCCACTATGATTGATACAGTGACAGGGACTCACGCCTCGGTAGTGTCCGGACCTGTTATGACCGCCAACCTCAACATGAATTACCGCAG CTCTGTTCCTGTCAGTCAATTTCAGTCATCTAGTGAAGGGAGGATGACACCAATGCAGCAACACCTTCCCAAACCTCATCaacagtgtgagagtgagacaggATGTGTGAGTGTATCACTGATTTGCAGTGTTATTGTATTTGCCCGATGA
- the them4 gene encoding acyl-coenzyme A thioesterase THEM4 isoform X1: MTRSLGGLLFRGVHSLTSLPARSTQLGHLSACSAVKTMVTLPSFLSSKPRDFSLPNPSWGSEMLRLYEHYSSQCEVETEGGEKDRGLWTRLPSYNRSLKYVTGGFYLSKIIQAKARLFTRNIREEGAGFEYVVFVNKKEKRVVCIFQAGHLLEGPPGCVHGGAIATMIDTVTGTHASVVSGPVMTANLNMNYRSPIPLGNTVLIESSVDSREGRKMFISCKVTSSDGSKLHTDATALFLSVNFSHLVKGG, from the exons ATGACGAGGAGCCTCGGTGGGTTGTTGTTCAGAGGCGTCCACAGCCTCACCTCTCTCCCGGCCAGGAGCACTCAGCTCGGCCACCTGTCAGCCTGCAGCGCGGTCAAGACCATGGTG ACGCTGCCATCGTTTCTTTCCTCCAAGCCCCGGGACTTCAGCCTGCCCAACCCCTCGTGGGGCTCAGAAATGTTGCGGTTGTACGAGCATTACAGCAGCCAGTGtgaggtggagacagagggaggagagaaagacagagggctTTGGACGAGACTGCCAAGCTACAATCGCTCCCTCAAGTATGTCACAG gTGGATTTTATCTCAGTAAGATTATCCAGGCGAAAGCTCGTCTTTTTACCCGCAACATCCGAGAGGAGGGGGCAGGATTTGAATACGTTGTGTTTGTtaacaaaaaagagaagagggttGTGTGCATTTTCCAGGCTGGACACCTTCTGGAGGGGCCTCCAGG ctgtgTCCACGGGGGGGCGATAGCCACTATGATTGATACAGTGACAGGGACTCACGCCTCGGTAGTGTCCGGACCTGTTATGACCGCCAACCTCAACATGAATTACCGCAG TCCCATCCCACTTGGAAACACAGTGTTGATAGAATCCTCTGTGGATTCGAGGGAAGgcaggaaaatgtttatttcatgtaaAGTCACCAGCAGTGACGGCTCAAAACTGCACACAGACGCAACAG CTCTGTTCCTGTCAGTCAATTTCAGTCATCTAGTGAAGGGAGGATGA